A genomic segment from Stappia indica encodes:
- a CDS encoding SMP-30/gluconolactonase/LRE family protein, with protein MADASTGLSQSRKDVPSGTAALAKGLTLLDMVADAETPLRFADLLRQSGLPKPTFARILRTLIAFGLVRQNEERGTYVIGPRFLELSHRVWDTFDLPTAAAPELERLSAELGETVALCRLDGDQVQYLDERSGDGLGVRVDTGRRVPLHCTAAGKVLVAFQEPGFARALLERLHLDRYTPRTITTLEALQADLTLTRARGYSVSYEEHLNGVNSVAVAIAGKDGTPIGALVALGPSSRLDTSHIHPVGRELIAAARRITGAAGAIAISSRPRPRTSQSQTPADLACVLPWGAQLGEAPVWDPVARSLYWVDILHPAVYRFDPSTGLNETCETGKLVSSVMPCADGSLAVATQDGIEFLDFASGTLQPLVDPEAGIPENRLNDAKVGPGGAIWVGSMRLDASKPSGALYRVAADGTVTRKESGISVSNGMAWSPDNRVFYFVDTVPGLIYAYDFEPGKGVLGNRRVLARIPEGEGRPDGIAVDSEGGVWCAIWDGWRVNRYLPDGRHERSIELPVPRPTSVAFGGADLATLYITSARTRLPASTLSEAPLSGGLFACTPGLSGVPITLFDKGQGAA; from the coding sequence ATGGCGGACGCGAGCACAGGCCTGAGCCAGTCCCGCAAGGACGTTCCCTCCGGCACGGCGGCGCTCGCCAAGGGCCTGACGCTGCTGGACATGGTGGCCGATGCGGAAACGCCCTTGCGCTTCGCCGACCTGCTGCGCCAGTCCGGCCTGCCCAAGCCCACCTTCGCGCGCATCCTGCGCACGCTGATCGCCTTCGGCCTGGTGCGCCAGAACGAGGAGCGCGGCACCTATGTCATCGGGCCGCGCTTCCTGGAGCTGTCGCACCGGGTGTGGGACACGTTCGACCTGCCGACCGCCGCCGCGCCCGAGCTGGAGCGCCTTTCGGCGGAGCTCGGCGAGACGGTGGCGCTGTGCCGGCTCGACGGCGACCAGGTGCAGTATCTCGACGAGCGCTCGGGCGACGGGCTCGGCGTCAGGGTCGACACCGGCCGGCGCGTGCCGCTGCATTGCACCGCCGCCGGCAAGGTGCTGGTCGCCTTCCAGGAGCCGGGTTTCGCCCGCGCGCTGCTGGAGCGCCTTCACCTCGACCGCTACACGCCGCGCACCATCACGACGCTGGAGGCCTTGCAGGCCGACCTGACGCTGACCCGCGCGCGCGGTTATTCGGTCTCCTACGAGGAGCACCTGAACGGCGTGAACTCCGTCGCCGTCGCCATCGCCGGCAAGGACGGCACGCCCATCGGCGCGCTGGTCGCGCTGGGTCCGTCGTCGCGGCTGGACACGTCGCATATCCACCCGGTCGGACGCGAGCTCATCGCCGCCGCCCGAAGGATCACGGGTGCGGCCGGCGCCATCGCCATCAGTTCCCGCCCGCGCCCGCGCACCAGCCAGTCGCAGACGCCGGCCGATCTTGCCTGCGTCCTGCCCTGGGGCGCGCAGCTCGGCGAGGCGCCGGTCTGGGACCCGGTCGCACGCAGCCTCTACTGGGTCGATATCCTGCACCCGGCGGTCTACCGCTTCGATCCCTCTACGGGGCTCAACGAGACCTGCGAGACCGGCAAGCTGGTCAGCTCGGTCATGCCCTGCGCCGACGGCTCGCTGGCGGTGGCGACGCAGGACGGCATCGAGTTCCTGGACTTCGCCTCCGGTACCCTGCAGCCGCTGGTCGACCCGGAAGCGGGCATTCCCGAGAACCGGCTCAACGACGCCAAGGTCGGCCCCGGCGGGGCGATCTGGGTCGGCTCCATGCGGCTCGATGCCAGCAAGCCGAGCGGCGCGCTCTACCGGGTCGCCGCCGACGGCACGGTGACGCGCAAGGAAAGCGGCATCTCGGTCAGCAACGGCATGGCCTGGAGCCCGGACAACCGGGTCTTCTACTTCGTCGATACGGTGCCGGGCCTGATCTACGCCTATGATTTCGAGCCCGGAAAGGGCGTCCTCGGCAACCGCCGGGTGCTTGCGCGCATCCCGGAAGGCGAGGGGCGTCCGGACGGCATCGCCGTCGACAGCGAGGGCGGCGTGTGGTGCGCGATCTGGGACGGCTGGCGGGTCAACCGCTACCTGCCCGACGGCCGGCACGAGCGCAGCATCGAGCTTCCCGTTCCCCGGCCGACCAGCGTCGCCTTCGGCGGCGCGGACCTGGCGACGCTCTACATCACCAGCGCCCGCACGCGCCTGCCGGCCTCGACCCTGTCCGAGGCGCCGCTCTCCGGCGGCCTCTTCGCCTGCACACCCGGCCTCTCCGGCGTGCCGATCACCCTGTTCGACAAGGGGCAGGGCGCCGCATGA
- a CDS encoding carbohydrate ABC transporter permease, producing the protein MSRVRLFDLARPSRQHLLGYILLAPAVLLVGLIIVYPLIISIDLSLQAVKLPRMGAPRAPFTTANYQKLFASSEFWMACWVTLKLVVVVTAGSLITGVSTALLVNNRFRGRTLARLAMALPWAVPEVIAVVIFAWIFDSSFGLMSWLLVTLGLSDGMVAWVSTPGAAFWAVAITMIWKGYPFVSIMTLAGLQSIPTDFYNAAKVDGANVFQRFRWITLPLLMPVLGVTLVLVILWVFRDFSIIKVLTEGGPLKSTQTLSIMTYDQAFGFFNFGYASAVGVVTLVICVVASLLMLGRQTRAMY; encoded by the coding sequence ATGTCCCGAGTCCGGCTCTTCGATCTGGCCAGGCCGAGCCGTCAGCATCTGCTGGGCTACATTCTGCTCGCCCCTGCGGTGCTGCTGGTCGGCCTGATCATCGTCTATCCCCTGATCATCTCGATCGACCTGTCGCTGCAGGCGGTCAAGCTGCCGCGGATGGGCGCCCCGCGCGCGCCCTTCACCACGGCGAACTACCAGAAGCTCTTTGCCTCCAGCGAATTCTGGATGGCCTGCTGGGTGACGCTGAAGCTCGTCGTCGTGGTCACCGCCGGCAGCCTGATCACCGGCGTCTCGACCGCGCTTCTGGTCAACAACCGGTTCCGCGGGCGCACGCTCGCGCGCCTTGCCATGGCGCTGCCCTGGGCGGTGCCGGAAGTGATCGCGGTGGTGATCTTTGCCTGGATCTTCGACAGTTCCTTCGGCCTCATGAGCTGGCTGCTGGTCACGCTCGGCCTCTCCGACGGCATGGTCGCCTGGGTGTCGACGCCGGGCGCCGCCTTCTGGGCGGTGGCGATCACCATGATCTGGAAGGGCTATCCCTTCGTCTCGATCATGACGCTGGCCGGCCTGCAGTCGATCCCGACCGACTTCTACAACGCCGCCAAGGTGGACGGGGCCAATGTCTTCCAGCGCTTCCGCTGGATCACGCTGCCGCTCCTGATGCCGGTGCTCGGCGTCACCCTGGTGCTGGTCATCCTGTGGGTGTTCCGCGACTTCTCGATCATCAAGGTGCTGACCGAGGGCGGGCCGCTGAAGTCGACCCAGACCCTGTCGATCATGACCTACGACCAGGCCTTCGGCTTCTTCAACTTCGGCTATGCCTCGGCGGTGGGCGTCGTCACGCTGGTCATCTGCGTCGTCGCGAGCCTGCTGATGCTCGGCCGCCAGACCCGCGCCATGTATTGA
- a CDS encoding DMT family protein, translating into MPFANLSYVPFVTIGLLLASNIFMTFAWYGHLKFKSSPLVVVILASWGIAFFEYVLQVPANRIGHGYFSAAELKTIQEVITLSVFAVFSIWFLGEPLRWTHLAGFTLIVAGAGLVFYKP; encoded by the coding sequence ATGCCGTTTGCCAATCTCTCCTACGTGCCCTTCGTCACGATCGGCCTGCTGCTCGCCTCGAACATCTTCATGACCTTCGCCTGGTACGGGCACCTGAAGTTCAAGAGCTCGCCGCTCGTCGTCGTCATCCTGGCGAGCTGGGGCATCGCCTTCTTCGAATACGTGCTGCAGGTCCCGGCCAACCGCATCGGCCACGGCTATTTCAGCGCCGCCGAGCTGAAGACCATCCAGGAGGTCATCACGCTCAGTGTCTTCGCTGTGTTCTCGATCTGGTTTCTGGGCGAGCCGCTGCGCTGGACGCATCTGGCCGGCTTCACGCTGATTGTCGCCGGCGCCGGGCTGGTCTTCTACAAGCCCTGA
- a CDS encoding IclR family transcriptional regulator yields MGAEATSKPRTPRGVQSVETGGAILMALAQAGGPLKLKDLAETLGMAPAQLHPYLVSFRNINMVEQTETGQYQLGPFALWLGLTRLRNQNAYRETLRRVPALAEELGLMVAVSVWGLHGPTIVYIEETAARIHSNVAVGGTFMLTMTATGKIFAAFLPRSTTEPLARAELQGVEPSLYGIPMVDEATFRKEVASACEKGYSITRDAPIPGVSAIAAPVFDHTGIIQLSVTVIGPTNFIDLAEDGPCLKRLIEFTKDLSRDLGHVPPA; encoded by the coding sequence TTGGGTGCCGAGGCAACGTCAAAGCCGCGAACGCCGCGCGGCGTCCAGTCCGTCGAGACCGGCGGCGCCATCCTGATGGCGCTGGCCCAGGCCGGGGGACCGCTGAAGCTGAAGGACCTTGCCGAGACGCTCGGCATGGCGCCTGCCCAGCTGCACCCCTATCTCGTCAGCTTCCGCAACATCAACATGGTCGAGCAGACCGAGACCGGCCAGTACCAGCTCGGCCCCTTCGCGCTGTGGCTCGGCCTGACGCGGCTGCGCAACCAGAACGCCTATCGCGAGACGCTGCGCCGGGTGCCGGCGCTGGCCGAGGAACTGGGGCTGATGGTGGCGGTCAGCGTCTGGGGCCTGCACGGGCCGACCATCGTCTATATCGAGGAGACGGCGGCGCGCATCCACTCCAACGTGGCGGTCGGCGGCACGTTCATGCTGACCATGACGGCGACGGGCAAGATCTTCGCCGCCTTCCTGCCGAGGTCGACGACGGAGCCGCTCGCCCGCGCCGAGCTGCAGGGCGTCGAGCCCTCGCTCTACGGCATCCCGATGGTGGACGAGGCGACGTTCCGCAAGGAGGTCGCCTCCGCTTGCGAGAAGGGCTACTCGATCACCCGGGACGCGCCGATCCCCGGCGTCAGCGCCATCGCGGCGCCGGTCTTCGACCACACCGGCATCATCCAGCTGTCGGTGACCGTCATCGGCCCGACCAACTTCATCGACCTGGCCGAGGACGGTCCCTGCCTCAAGCGGCTGATCGAGTTCACGAAGGATCTGTCGCGCGACCTCGGCCACGTGCCGCCCGCCTGA
- a CDS encoding NAD-dependent epimerase/dehydratase family protein produces MLVLVTGSSGRVGRAAVAALRAAGHEVRGFDLRASGTDLDEVVGSFDDAEACARAVAGTDAVLHLGAFMSWVPAERTAMFRANVEGTRVLLDAAAQAGVRRFVFASSGEVYPENAPLVLPVTEEHPLRANSPYGLTKLLGEHLVSFHQRIGSFETVILRFSHTQDASELLDPDSFFSGPRFFLRPRIRQQERMGNTAVAELLRAADPGRPAHVLARNAAGKPFRMHITDTRDMVKGVLLALESDGAAGGIFNLGASDPVDFERLLPAMSEITGLPVVTVDLPGAGVDYQTSNARIRETLGFEPEWTIDRMLQEAARTWRTRAQA; encoded by the coding sequence ATGCTGGTTCTTGTCACGGGAAGCTCCGGCCGCGTCGGCCGGGCGGCGGTTGCGGCGCTGCGCGCCGCCGGGCACGAGGTGCGCGGCTTCGACCTGCGCGCCTCCGGCACCGATCTCGACGAGGTGGTCGGCAGCTTCGATGATGCCGAGGCCTGCGCCCGCGCGGTCGCCGGCACGGATGCGGTGCTGCATCTGGGCGCCTTCATGTCCTGGGTGCCGGCCGAGCGCACGGCGATGTTCCGCGCCAATGTCGAGGGAACGCGGGTGCTGCTCGATGCGGCGGCGCAAGCCGGCGTGCGCCGTTTCGTCTTCGCCAGCTCCGGCGAGGTCTATCCGGAGAACGCGCCGCTGGTCCTCCCCGTCACCGAGGAGCATCCGCTGCGGGCGAACAGCCCCTATGGCCTCACCAAGCTGCTGGGCGAGCATCTGGTCTCCTTCCACCAGCGCATCGGCAGTTTCGAGACGGTGATCCTGCGCTTTTCCCATACGCAGGATGCGAGCGAGCTGCTCGATCCCGACAGCTTCTTCTCCGGCCCGCGCTTCTTCCTGCGCCCGCGCATCCGCCAGCAGGAGCGCATGGGTAACACCGCTGTCGCCGAGCTGCTGCGTGCGGCCGATCCCGGCCGGCCCGCCCATGTGCTGGCCCGCAATGCCGCCGGCAAACCGTTCCGGATGCACATCACCGACACCAGGGATATGGTGAAGGGCGTGCTGCTGGCGCTGGAATCGGACGGGGCGGCCGGGGGGATCTTCAATCTGGGGGCGAGCGACCCCGTCGATTTCGAGCGGCTGCTGCCGGCCATGTCCGAAATCACGGGATTGCCCGTCGTGACCGTTGACCTGCCCGGCGCCGGCGTCGATTACCAGACCTCGAACGCAAGGATACGCGAGACGCTGGGGTTCGAGCCGGAATGGACGATCGATCGGATGTTGCAGGAGGCGGCGCGGACATGGCGGACGCGAGCACAGGCCTGA
- a CDS encoding carbohydrate ABC transporter permease: MNRTPLQSLALYGTVILLAALILFPVYWLLVTAVSTSADLSQLPPSFWPDDAQWGTFAKVWEERPIPLWLLNSMLAAIGSVTLSMVVSVLAGYALSRFTIRGGHSLGLFILTAKMLPATLLVIPLFSIFRNFGMIGSLWTLVLAHSTLIIPFTTWMLKGYFDTIPRELEQAAMVDGCSPMGAMVRVVLPVATPGLAATSLYAFVLSWADYAYARTFLVNAPDSWTANLGITTMRGEYSTDWNEISAAAVFVAVPIIVIYLFLERYLVGGLTAGAEK; the protein is encoded by the coding sequence ATGAACCGCACACCCCTGCAAAGCCTGGCGCTCTACGGCACCGTCATCCTGCTCGCCGCGCTGATCCTGTTTCCGGTCTACTGGCTGCTGGTGACCGCCGTCTCCACCTCGGCGGACCTGTCGCAGCTGCCGCCCAGCTTCTGGCCGGACGATGCCCAGTGGGGCACGTTCGCCAAGGTCTGGGAGGAGCGGCCGATCCCGCTCTGGCTGCTCAACTCGATGCTGGCGGCCATCGGCTCGGTCACCCTGTCGATGGTGGTCTCGGTGCTGGCGGGCTATGCCCTGTCGCGCTTCACGATCCGCGGCGGCCATTCGCTCGGCCTGTTCATCCTGACGGCGAAGATGCTGCCGGCGACGCTGCTGGTGATCCCGCTCTTCTCGATCTTCCGCAACTTCGGGATGATCGGCAGCCTGTGGACGCTGGTGCTGGCGCATTCGACGCTGATCATTCCCTTCACCACCTGGATGCTGAAGGGCTATTTCGACACGATCCCGCGCGAGCTGGAACAGGCGGCGATGGTCGACGGCTGTTCGCCGATGGGCGCGATGGTGCGGGTCGTGCTGCCGGTCGCCACGCCCGGGCTGGCGGCGACCTCGCTCTATGCCTTCGTGCTGAGCTGGGCCGACTACGCCTATGCGCGGACCTTCCTCGTCAATGCACCGGACAGCTGGACCGCCAATCTCGGCATCACGACGATGCGCGGCGAGTACAGCACCGACTGGAACGAGATTTCGGCTGCGGCCGTCTTCGTCGCCGTTCCGATCATCGTCATCTACCTGTTCCTTGAGCGCTACCTGGTCGGCGGACTGACCGCGGGCGCGGAGAAGTAA
- a CDS encoding DMT family transporter gives MPGILLGLSASIAWAFYNIGVDIGRSDGFTSADLAILRYGVAALLLVPLMLLRRSRTGGLTLPRLALLTIAIGPPFAFLFNTGFGIAPLAHAVVISPGMTIIVANLLPLVLDGQKMSLNRKIGMAVLICGLVAIAADNAPSKSADTATLVGDLCFVGSGTLWGLFTYLIGRWRLPAVEAIGAASATTTMLLLPAYLLFFEPAALPAAKWLEQGFYQGVLGGSLAIILYAAAIGRLGSGLAGLFPAMIPPLAVLLAIPIAGQWPSALQLAGVAIAASGLVLSLDIAGALVRRAARGRGRATDPS, from the coding sequence TTGCCGGGTATCCTGCTCGGACTTTCGGCCTCCATCGCCTGGGCCTTCTACAATATCGGTGTCGATATCGGCCGGTCGGACGGCTTCACCAGCGCCGACCTCGCCATCCTGCGCTATGGCGTCGCCGCGCTGCTGCTCGTGCCCCTGATGCTGCTGCGCCGCTCCCGTACGGGCGGCCTCACCCTGCCCCGGCTGGCGCTGCTCACCATCGCCATCGGCCCGCCCTTCGCCTTCCTGTTCAACACCGGCTTCGGCATCGCGCCGCTGGCGCATGCGGTGGTCATCTCGCCCGGCATGACGATCATCGTCGCCAACCTGCTGCCGCTGGTCCTCGACGGCCAGAAGATGAGCCTCAACCGCAAGATCGGCATGGCCGTGCTGATCTGCGGGCTGGTGGCCATCGCCGCCGACAACGCGCCGTCCAAGTCGGCCGACACCGCGACGCTGGTCGGCGACCTGTGCTTCGTCGGATCGGGCACGCTGTGGGGTCTGTTCACCTATCTCATCGGCCGCTGGCGCCTTCCGGCGGTCGAGGCCATCGGCGCGGCCTCGGCAACGACCACCATGCTGCTGCTGCCGGCCTATCTGCTGTTCTTCGAGCCGGCGGCGCTGCCGGCCGCCAAGTGGCTGGAACAGGGCTTCTACCAGGGCGTGCTCGGCGGCAGCCTGGCGATCATCCTCTATGCGGCGGCCATCGGCCGGCTCGGCTCCGGGCTTGCCGGCCTCTTCCCGGCGATGATCCCGCCGCTGGCCGTGCTGCTGGCCATTCCGATCGCCGGCCAGTGGCCGAGCGCGTTGCAGCTGGCGGGCGTCGCCATCGCGGCGAGCGGCCTCGTGCTCTCGCTCGACATTGCCGGCGCGCTGGTCAGGCGGGCGGCACGTGGCCGAGGTCGCGCGACAGATCCTTCGTGA
- a CDS encoding FAD-dependent oxidoreductase, giving the protein MKKHSCDVLVVGSGAGGLASAVSAAHRRLDVLVVEKEPVFGGTTARSGGWMWVPCNGPAKRAGVEDSPEKARTYLEHETGAFFDPARVDAFLEAGPKAVEFFEEKTSLQFDLGPTFADYHPDAPGGMPGGRSIVARPFDGRELGKEIRRLRPPLAEITFLGMMIGSGKELLHFFRVTKSPISAFYVAKLFIKFLKDMAFHGRPMRLVNGNALVARLAKSCFDMNVPIWTRAGVRELLRDERGIVTGAIVDTAEGPVEVTARKGVVLAAGGFPQDAVRRKELFPHSPSGHEHVSPAPPGNTGDGLRLGAAAGAAIKDDLPNNAAWVPVSRPPRRDGTLGVFPHFVDRSKPGVIAVTRSGKRFVNEADSYHDFCQAMRKACEAEGGEICAYFIADHKTLRKYGLGFVKPAPVPYRGLIRSGYLFEGKSLRELAEKIGADAAQLERTVATFNEHARKGEDPEFHKGSTSYNRSLGDPEHQPNPCVAPVENGPFYAVKLVIGDLGTFAGLKTDENARVLDEAGRPIAGLYAAGNDALSIMGGNYPGGGITLGPAITFGYIAARHMAGAND; this is encoded by the coding sequence ATGAAAAAGCACAGCTGCGACGTTCTCGTCGTCGGATCGGGCGCCGGCGGCCTCGCCAGCGCCGTCTCGGCCGCCCACCGCCGGCTCGATGTCCTGGTGGTGGAGAAGGAGCCGGTCTTCGGCGGCACCACCGCCCGCTCCGGCGGGTGGATGTGGGTCCCGTGCAACGGTCCGGCCAAGCGCGCCGGCGTCGAGGATTCGCCCGAGAAGGCCCGCACCTATCTGGAGCACGAGACCGGGGCGTTCTTCGACCCGGCCCGCGTCGACGCCTTCCTGGAAGCCGGCCCCAAGGCAGTCGAGTTCTTCGAGGAGAAGACCTCGCTGCAGTTCGACCTCGGCCCGACCTTCGCCGACTATCATCCCGATGCGCCGGGCGGCATGCCGGGCGGACGCTCCATCGTCGCCCGCCCCTTCGACGGGCGGGAGCTCGGCAAGGAGATCCGGCGCCTGCGGCCACCGCTCGCCGAGATCACCTTCCTCGGCATGATGATCGGCTCGGGCAAGGAGCTGCTGCACTTCTTCCGCGTCACCAAGTCGCCGATCTCGGCCTTCTATGTCGCGAAGCTCTTCATCAAGTTCCTCAAGGACATGGCCTTCCACGGCCGGCCGATGCGGCTGGTCAACGGCAACGCGCTGGTCGCGCGGCTGGCCAAGTCCTGCTTCGACATGAACGTGCCGATCTGGACCCGCGCCGGCGTGCGCGAGCTGCTGCGCGACGAGCGCGGCATCGTCACCGGCGCCATCGTCGACACGGCGGAAGGGCCGGTGGAAGTCACCGCCCGCAAGGGCGTGGTGCTGGCGGCCGGCGGCTTCCCGCAGGACGCGGTGCGCCGCAAGGAGCTGTTCCCGCATTCCCCGTCCGGCCATGAGCACGTCTCGCCGGCCCCTCCGGGCAATACCGGCGACGGCCTGCGCCTTGGTGCTGCGGCGGGTGCCGCCATCAAGGACGACCTGCCCAACAACGCGGCCTGGGTGCCGGTGTCGCGTCCCCCGCGCCGCGACGGCACGCTCGGCGTCTTCCCGCATTTCGTCGATCGCTCCAAGCCCGGCGTCATCGCGGTGACGCGTTCGGGCAAGCGCTTCGTCAACGAGGCGGATTCCTACCACGACTTCTGCCAGGCGATGCGCAAGGCCTGCGAGGCCGAGGGCGGCGAGATCTGCGCCTATTTCATCGCCGACCACAAGACGCTGCGCAAATACGGCCTCGGCTTCGTCAAGCCGGCGCCGGTGCCCTATCGCGGCCTGATCCGCTCCGGCTACCTGTTCGAGGGCAAGAGCCTGCGCGAACTCGCCGAGAAGATCGGCGCCGACGCGGCGCAGCTCGAGCGGACCGTCGCCACCTTCAACGAGCATGCGCGCAAGGGCGAGGATCCGGAGTTCCACAAGGGCTCGACCTCCTACAACCGCTCGCTCGGCGATCCCGAGCACCAGCCCAACCCCTGCGTTGCGCCGGTCGAGAACGGCCCGTTCTACGCGGTCAAGCTGGTGATCGGTGATCTGGGCACCTTCGCCGGCCTCAAGACCGACGAGAATGCCCGCGTGCTGGACGAGGCAGGCCGGCCGATCGCCGGGCTCTATGCCGCCGGCAACGATGCGCTCAGCATCATGGGCGGCAACTATCCGGGCGGCGGCATCACCCTCGGGCCGGCCATCACCTTCGGCTACATCGCCGCGCGCCACATGGCCGGGGCCAACGACTGA
- a CDS encoding ABC transporter ATP-binding protein produces the protein MANISIRNVHKSYGAHEVLKPFSLEIADGEFIVLVGPSGCGKSTMLKILAGLEPATGGDIHLGEREVTDLAPGDRDIAMVFQNYALYPHLTVRENIGFGLKMRGTPKAEIERRVLEAARILEVEKYLERRPKDLSGGQRQRVALGRAIVRQPLAFLMDEPLSNLDAKLRVHMRAEIGALHKRLGVTTVYVTHDQIEAMTMADRVVIMRDGEIQQIADPDTLFQRPDNLFVAGFIGSPGMNFLSADVERSAGGATITLFGNRIAVDEARLAGASTVIAGIRPEHFHLGEGLATFTIRPSLVESLGSEKYVYFDGGAHMVSAGESEDDTSKGLIARLAHSGPMAEGQDLVLSFDPAELHLFDAVSEKALR, from the coding sequence ATGGCCAATATCTCCATTCGAAACGTCCACAAGAGCTACGGCGCGCACGAGGTGCTGAAGCCGTTCTCGCTCGAGATCGCGGACGGCGAGTTCATCGTGCTGGTCGGCCCGTCGGGCTGCGGCAAGTCGACGATGCTCAAGATCCTGGCGGGCCTCGAACCGGCGACCGGCGGCGACATCCATCTCGGCGAGCGGGAGGTCACCGACCTTGCCCCCGGCGACCGCGACATCGCCATGGTGTTCCAGAACTACGCGCTCTATCCGCACCTGACCGTGCGCGAGAACATCGGCTTCGGGCTGAAGATGCGCGGCACGCCAAAGGCCGAGATCGAGCGCCGGGTGCTGGAGGCCGCGCGCATCCTGGAGGTGGAGAAGTATCTCGAACGCCGCCCGAAGGACCTGTCCGGCGGCCAGCGCCAGCGCGTTGCGCTGGGCCGGGCCATCGTGCGCCAGCCGCTCGCCTTCCTGATGGACGAGCCGCTGTCCAATCTCGACGCCAAGCTGCGCGTCCACATGCGGGCCGAGATCGGCGCGCTGCACAAGCGCCTCGGCGTCACCACGGTCTATGTCACCCACGACCAGATCGAGGCGATGACCATGGCCGACCGGGTGGTGATCATGCGCGACGGCGAGATCCAGCAGATCGCCGATCCCGACACGCTGTTCCAGCGGCCCGACAATCTCTTCGTCGCCGGCTTCATCGGCTCGCCGGGCATGAACTTCCTCTCCGCCGATGTGGAGCGATCCGCCGGCGGGGCGACCATCACCCTGTTCGGCAACCGCATCGCGGTCGACGAGGCACGGCTTGCGGGTGCATCGACCGTCATCGCCGGCATCCGGCCGGAGCATTTCCATCTCGGCGAGGGCCTTGCGACCTTCACCATCCGTCCGAGCCTGGTGGAAAGCCTCGGCTCGGAGAAATACGTCTATTTCGACGGCGGGGCGCACATGGTCTCGGCCGGCGAGAGCGAGGACGACACGTCCAAGGGCCTGATCGCCCGGCTCGCCCATTCCGGCCCGATGGCGGAGGGGCAGGATCTCGTCCTGTCCTTCGATCCGGCCGAACTCCATCTCTTCGATGCGGTGAGCGAAAAGGCGTTGCGCTGA
- a CDS encoding SDR family NAD(P)-dependent oxidoreductase yields MSTLETIFGLHGRVALVTGSSRGIGAAIAVGLAGAGATVVVHGQSLEATAATVAAIEENGGTALALAADLAERGAGRRLVEEVEARLGHLDILIVNASAQVNAELADLTEADFDLQVAVNLRSTVEMLQAGLPRMAARGWGRVVSIGSINQLRPKAIVTAYAATKAAQHNLIQSQARDYARHGVLLNTLAPGLVDTDRNAGRKAADPQGWDEYVRTLNWMGRPGQAEEMVGAAIFLASDACSFMTGESIVLSGGY; encoded by the coding sequence ATGAGCACGCTCGAGACGATTTTCGGCCTTCATGGCCGCGTTGCGCTGGTCACCGGCTCGAGCCGGGGCATCGGCGCGGCCATCGCCGTCGGTCTTGCCGGAGCCGGTGCCACGGTCGTCGTGCACGGCCAGAGCCTGGAAGCGACCGCGGCAACCGTTGCCGCCATCGAGGAGAACGGCGGCACGGCGCTTGCCCTTGCCGCGGACCTTGCCGAGCGCGGCGCGGGCCGCCGCCTGGTGGAGGAGGTGGAGGCCCGGCTCGGGCATCTCGACATCCTCATCGTCAATGCCTCGGCGCAGGTCAATGCGGAGCTCGCCGACCTCACCGAGGCGGATTTCGATCTGCAGGTGGCGGTGAACCTGCGCTCGACGGTGGAGATGCTGCAGGCCGGCCTGCCGCGCATGGCGGCGCGCGGGTGGGGCCGGGTCGTCAGCATCGGCTCGATCAACCAGCTGCGGCCCAAGGCCATCGTCACCGCCTATGCCGCGACCAAAGCCGCCCAGCACAATCTGATCCAGAGCCAGGCGCGCGACTATGCCCGCCATGGCGTTCTGCTCAACACGCTGGCACCGGGCCTCGTCGACACCGACCGCAATGCGGGGCGCAAGGCGGCGGACCCGCAAGGCTGGGACGAGTATGTGCGCACGCTCAACTGGATGGGGCGGCCAGGGCAGGCCGAGGAGATGGTCGGCGCGGCGATCTTCCTTGCCTCTGACGCCTGCAGCTTCATGACCGGCGAGAGCATCGTCCTGTCCGGCGGATACTGA